In Dehalococcoidia bacterium, one DNA window encodes the following:
- a CDS encoding metallophosphoesterase family protein: MKIGLISDTHIPAAGKEPPAEVVTAFEGVDLILHAGHAYVPSCIEWLERIAPVRSSESWVEGSGESLTRNGRAQVMELEGHAVGMAHELILRSLGDDVLPGAITRGFPADESLTAALEQIFGKPVDIVVFGYTHEAMVEVHDGVLLVNPGSPSLVRQQVRLGTVAILELTPEGREARIIDLATLAPAGA, translated from the coding sequence GTGAAGATCGGACTGATCTCCGATACCCACATCCCTGCGGCCGGCAAGGAGCCGCCCGCCGAGGTCGTGACTGCGTTCGAGGGCGTCGACCTGATCCTCCACGCGGGCCACGCCTACGTGCCCTCGTGCATCGAGTGGCTGGAGCGGATCGCGCCGGTGCGGTCCTCCGAATCGTGGGTGGAAGGATCCGGGGAGAGCCTGACGAGAAACGGCCGGGCGCAGGTGATGGAACTGGAGGGCCACGCCGTCGGGATGGCCCATGAGCTGATCCTCAGGAGCCTCGGCGACGACGTGCTCCCCGGGGCCATCACAAGAGGCTTTCCCGCGGATGAGTCGCTCACTGCGGCCCTCGAGCAGATTTTCGGCAAGCCGGTCGACATTGTCGTGTTCGGCTATACGCACGAAGCCATGGTGGAAGTGCACGATGGCGTGCTCCTCGTCAACCCCGGCAGCCCGAGCCTGGTGCGGCAACAGGTGCGGCTCGGCACGGTGGCCATCCTCGAGCTGACACCAGAGGGCAGAGAAGCAAGAATCATCGACCTTGCGACTCT
- a CDS encoding HAD family hydrolase → MAYLISFDIDGTLEFGDPPGGITVEMVRRAKELGFLIGSCSDRFPSAQKALWEARGVAVDFVAAKHMLDDIRARFQADRYLHIGDRELDQQLAARAGFEFLWDHEGVAEPWLAWLDDMTNIPAERA, encoded by the coding sequence GTGGCATACCTCATAAGCTTCGATATCGACGGCACCCTCGAGTTTGGTGACCCGCCCGGGGGGATCACGGTCGAGATGGTGAGAAGGGCCAAGGAGCTCGGGTTCCTTATCGGCAGCTGCTCCGACCGCTTCCCTTCGGCGCAGAAAGCCCTGTGGGAGGCGCGCGGTGTCGCGGTGGATTTCGTGGCGGCGAAACACATGCTCGACGACATCAGAGCGCGCTTCCAGGCGGACAGATACCTCCACATCGGCGACCGGGAACTCGACCAGCAGCTCGCGGCGCGCGCGGGCTTCGAGTTCCTGTGGGACCACGAGGGTGTCGCGGAGCCCTGGCTCGCGTGGCTCGATGACATGACAAATATCCCTGCCGAACGGGCTTAG